The genomic region TAATCCTTTTATCTGTTTACGTTCCTGCGCTGCTACAGCTCCAAAAAATGAATGATCTGTTTGCTGCGCTATGATATAGAGTTCTTTAAATTGATTTTTAAGATGCTCTTTTTGAGTTGAAAAATCAATTTCAATTTCGCTCAACTGTCGGGTTAACTTCTCTTCTAGCTGATAATCTTTAAGAAACAAATCCTTAATTTCTAAATCTAGCTTCTGTATTTTATCATATTCCTTATTAGACATTATTAGTGCAGAGTTGCGCATTAATAATATAGGAAATGTAATATCTTGAGAGTTGAAATATTGTTTGAGCTCTAACCAATAAGCCATTTCTCCACCACCACCTATGTAACAAAGATTAGGTAAAATAGTCTCTTGATATAATGGGCGCATGATTACATTAGGAGAGAAACGCTCAGGAAACTTTTCTAGTTCTGTCAAGACTTCTTTTTCCGAAAAAGAAATTTCAGTTTCAAGCACCTTAAATTGATTATTTTCAAAAACAATACGCTCTCTTAAATCATCTTTAAGGTAAAATAAGTTAATCTCACGAGGTGATACCTGTACTTTATAATCTACTGGCCATTGTTGTATGCTATTTGAAACGTGATGGTAACTAGTTTGATGTAGCAGTTCATCCTTAAAGTGTGGTAACATTAATCTTTTAAGCTCACGGTCGTCACCATCAATAATGACTAAACCGTCTGAACCAAATAATTGATGTGCAAGAAAACGTGTAGCATTAGCGAGATTATCATGTTCTATGTAGGCAGTTTGAAAGAGCTCAACTATTTCTTGAGCATTAATGCTAGAACCTAATTGACTTTTAAAAATTTTTAAAACATCTTTTAAACCATTTGTATTCAATCTACCTACACCACCCTTTGCCTCTTTATTCCACAATACTTTCTTACCATGAAATTTAAAATACTGAATTTCTTCAAAATCATGATCTTCAGTCGCCATCCAATATACAGGAACAAAGTTATAGGATGGATATGCAACTTTTAATTGTTTGCACAGATTTATAACAGATATAATTTTATATATAAAGTATAGCGGTCCAGTAAATAGATTAAGTTGATGACCCGTTGTTATAGTAAACGTTTTTTCATCTTTTAATAAATTGATATTATTCAAAGAATCTTGCGCGCTGTTCAGTTCACTATATTGATTTAATAATGATTGAACAAGAATATGTCTAGCCTTAGGTTTAAGATTGAATTCTACTTGCTTTTCTTTAATTTGATCTTGAAAACTTTCTAACCGTGGAAATCTATGGTACAAATTTCTTAACACGTCTTTCTCTACCAGATAATCTTCCATTAAAGAAGAAAAGTATTTTGCGTCTGGATAGGTAAGTTTATTTAAAATCATAGATTCAAATATAGAACTAGAGATGTGAAATAGTTCTTAAAACAAGATAGTTTGGATGATTTTTTTTATAGAATTACCTCTTTAACTTTAAACCCGTAAGAACTTCTTTGATACGTAATTTTAAATCTTCTCCTGCATCGTAAATCATCTGCTCATTAGTTGGAAACGGTATCGCTTGAGCATTAAGAGTTTGTAAATAATCTTCATCTATTGCACGCTTATCACCATTTACACGACCATAGATATAATTAAATATAAAGGTGCTTGATACGGGAAAACGATCCACTAATTGTCCCGTATTTCTATTACTTACAATAATATTTGCATCTATGGTTACTTCTTTTTGTTGAATGCTTTGAAATATTGTTGCTTTTACCAGACTGTACTTGTCTTTTTTGATATCATCACCTAGACTATCTTTTTTAACATTACCACGCTCATCTAACTCATATTCAAAACCATCTATGACTTGTTTTTCTCTTTGAAGTTCTTTTTGTAAAACTTGCTCAGGTGATATAATTATATTTCTAAAATTAATGTCTAGACTGTAATCATAAAAAATATTGTCATTATTCCTATTATGATATACAGTCCACTTATCATTTAGTCCATATGTTGAAAAATTAAGCAACTCCTCATCTAATCTTTTTGGTATAGCTAATTGAGTATCATTTTTCAAAGAGACAATAATATAGTCAGTTCCTTTTTCTAATGCTTTTTCTAATAATTGTGAAGTATCTTTATAATCAGGATTAATATTATTGAGGTAAATCAAATCATCATAAATAACACGTGCTTGTAAAGTATTTGCGACGTTAAGGGAACTTCTAGCACTTTCTAATAAATGATTTGAAAGTGTTGTTCTTGCCTCGATAACTTGCTTAGAATAATCAATCATCGGAAAACTTGCCAACTTACCCGTATCAAAGATTTTCAAAGGTAATAAAGGTCTAATTTTTGATTGCCTCGACTGCATATTCAGTAAGGTTTCATAAATTGATTCTAGTACCGCAGGATTAGGATCAGATTGTAATCTATTAAGTACAATTTGATCTTCTGATACCGCTTTCGCGAAAGCGTCTTCTAATAAAACAACATACTCTTGTTTACATTTTGCATTCTTATCACTGGCTAAATTGCTAATTGCAATATCAATTGCTCGATCAAAATTTCCTGTGTTAATAGCAGTTTCAGCCTTTTTAACGCTGCTACAACTACACAAAGTGACAGATACTAATAATAAGAAGTAAAGAGTCCTCATCTAGTGCTTAGATTTAGGTTCGTATACTGGTAATAATTGATTAGAAACTTCACCAAAACCAATGCGAACAGGTCCATTTTTACAATAGCCTCTCATGGTTACTGTGTCAAAATCATTGATAAATTTGCGCTCTGTACCATCGTTTAATTTCACAGGTCGTTCACCTCTCCAACTTAACTCAAGCATTGAACCATAAGAATCTGGTTTGGGACCAGAAATGGTTCCACTTCCCATCATATCTCCACTGTTCACCCTACATCCATTTATGGTATGATGAGCTAATTGTTGAGACATATTCCAGTATAAATGTTTAAAATTAGATTTACATATGGTAGTAGGTTTTCCTTGTTGTGGGGTTATATCAACCTCTAGATGAATGTCATATGTTTTATTATTATCAGATTTCAAATAATCTAAAACAGGTTTCTCCATTGCTGGACCACTAGTTCTAAATGGCTCTAACGCATCAAGAGTAACTATCCATGGAGAAATAGAACTTGCAAAGTTTTTTGCCAAAAAAGGACCTAATGGCACATATTCCCATTTCTGAATATCTCTTGCACTCCAGTCATTAAATACCACCATTCCAAAAATATAATCCTCTGCCTCTTCTACACTTATCGGTTGCCCCATATTGTTAGCATCAGTAGTTATGAATGCCATTTCTAATTCAAAATCTACTAATTTTGAAGGTCCAAAAACTGGCAGATCACTACCGGCAGGAATTGTTTGCCCTTGAGGTCTATGTATGGGTATTCCTGAAGGTATAATGGTACTTGATCGTCCATGATAAGCAACAGGCATATGTAACCAATTAGGAAGCAAAGCATTATCTGGATCTCTAAACATAGTCCCTACATTAGTAGCGTGCTCTTTACTACTATAAAAGTCTGTATAATCTCCAATTAATACAGGAAGTTGCATTTCAACTTCATCCATATTGAATATGATTCGGTTTCTATGCTCTTTATTATCTCTAAGAATTGGGTTTTCAGAATCAAAAATATCACCGATGCGATTACGCACAAGTCTCCACGTTTTTTTTCCATCTGATATAAAATCATTTAAAGTGTCTTGCATGAACATATCATCGGTAAGTGGGACACCGTCAAAATAACCCATTTCTTGTAACGCACCTAAATCAATGGCCCAATCACCTATTCTAGTACCAATGGTTATGACGTTATCTCTAGTTAAAAACACACCAAACGGAATGTTCTGAATTGGAAAATGAGAATCGCTGCTATAGCCTATCCATGATTTTCTATTTGGGTCGTTAGTTTGAAGTGGCATATTATATTTTTATATCCTGTTAAAAAAACTATCCAAATATATCATATTCGTAACGTTTGCAAAGAGCAATGATTTATTTTTGTTTTAATCTTAACGATAAAAATTATGAGTAACAACGATAACGAGATTTTTGATTTAATTCAGGAAGAACAAGAAAGACAAATAACTGGATTGGAATTAATCGCTAGTGAAAATTATGTAAGTAATGATGTCCTTGCAGCAGCAGGCTCTATACTTACTAATAAATATGCTGAAGGTTACCCAGGCAAAAGATATTATGGTGGTTGCGAAATTGTTGATGAAATTGAGACCATAGCAATTGAACGTGCTAAGGAACTTTTTAACGCAGAATATGTAAATGTTCAACCACATTCTGGAAGTCAAGCCAATACTGCTGTTTTTCATGCATGTTTAAAACCAGGAGAAAAGATTTTAGGATTTGATTTATCTCATGGAGGTCATTTAACACATGGCTCACCAGTTAATTTCTCGGGAAAACTTTATAAAACATCATTCTATGGCGTAGAAAAAGAAACTGGTTTATTAAATTATGATGAAATTCAGAAGATAGCAGAAAAAGAAAGACCGAAATTAATAATAGCTGGTGCATCTGCTTATAGTAGAGAAATAGATTATAAGAGATTCCGCGAAATAGCAGATAGCATTGGTGCAATATTGTTAGCTGACATAGCTCATCCTGCTGGATTAATAGCCAAAGGCATATTACAAGATGCAGTTGCTCATGCCCACATCTGTACTAGTACAACTCATAAAACTTTAAGAGGCCCTAGAGGAGGAATCATAATAATGGGGAAAGATTTTGAAAACCCATTTGGTGAGAAGTTGAAAAATGGTAACCTCAAGAAAATGTCATCCTTATTAAACAGTGGTGTATTCCCAGGTAATCAAGGAGGTCCTTTAGAACATATTATAGCAGCAAAAGCTGTGGCATTTAAAGAGGCATTGTCAGATGACTTTTTACATTATATGGTACAAGTCAAGAAAAATGCTAAAGCAATGGCAGAAGAGTTTGTTAAAAGAGATTATGATATCATATCAGGAGGCACAGACAATCATATGATGTTAATCGATTTAAGAAATAAAAACATCACAGGAAAGCAAGCTGAAGAAGCCCTTGGTAAAGCTCATATTACAGTAAACAAAAATATGGTGCCATTTGATAATCAATCACCATTCATTACCAGTGGTATTCGTATTGGCACAGCAGCTATTACTACTAGAGGCCTGAAAGAAAAAGATATGGCTGAAATAGTTAGACTTATAGATGTTGTTTTAACTAACTCAAATGATATCAGTAGTATTAGCAATTGTAAACAACAAGTATCCTCTTTCATCACCGAATATCCATTATTTAATGGCTAGAAATTAAGTATATATTTTTAAAAATGTCTAATTACATTTACTTGTAATTAGACATTTTTTTTAACAGGATCCTCTTTTTAACTAAAAGGATTTATTATAAATCTTAAGCCTTTTAGATTACATCATCGAGTAAAAATGGAAATCTGAAAATAACTCATCTAAATTAGCGAGATAGATAAAATCAAAAAATTAAACATAAAAAAAGTCCCTACTAATTACTTAGTAAGGACTTAAAAGAAGGCGGCGACATACTCTCCCACAATAAAGCAGTACCATCTGCGCTAATGGGCTTAACTTCTCTGTTCGGAATGGTAAGAGGTGAGCCCCATCGCTATAACCACCTTAATGGTTCAGCTGAAACAATCAACTGTAAAAGTTGACATATTGAAATTTAAAACGATAATAATAAACATGATATAAAAAGCTAAAGGGTAGAATACCTAAGCTTACGGGTAATTAGTATCACTCGGCTATGACATTACTGCCTTTACACCTATGACCTATCAACGTGGTAGTCTCCCACGACCCTTTAAAGAAATCTCATCTTGTGATGGGTTTCGCGCTTATATGCTTTCAGCGCTTATCCCTTCCCGACGTAGCTACCCAGCAGTGCTCCTGGCGGAACAACTGGTACACCAGCGGTCAGTCCAACTCGGTCCTCTCGTACTAAAGTCAGATTCACTCAAATTTCTTGCGCCCACTACAGATAGAGACCGAACTGTCTCACGACGTTCTGAACCCAGCTCGCGTGCCACTTTAATGGGCGAACAGCCCAACCCTTGGGACCTTCTCCAGCCCCAGGATGTGACGAGCCGACATCGAGGTGCCAAACCCCCCGTCGATGTGAGCTCTTGGGGGAGATCAGCCTGTTATCCCCGGCGTACCTTTTATCCTTTGAGCGATGGCCCTTCCATACGGAACCACCGGATCACTATGCTCTTGTTTCCAACCTGGTCGACTTGTAAGTCTCTCAGTCAAGCACCCTTATGCCATTACACTCTACGCACGGTTACCAAGCGTGCTGAGGGTACCTTTAGAAGCCTCCGTTACTCTTTTGGAGGCGACCACCCCAGTCAAACTACCCACCAAGCAATGTCCCCCGTTAGGGGTTAGGTCTCAAATAAGCAAAGGGTGGTATTTCAACAATGACTCCACAACGCCTGGCGACGCCACTTCATAGTCTCCCACCTATCCTACACATTACTTATCCAAGATCAATACTAAGCTATAGTAAAGGTGCACGGGGTCTTTTCGTCCCGTAGCGGGTAATCGGCATCTTCACCGATACTACAATTTCACCGAGCTCATGGCTGAGACAGTATCCAAATCGTTACACCATTCGTGCAGGTCGGAACTTACCCGACAAGGAATTTCGCTACCTTAGGACCGTTATAGTTACGGCCGCCGTTTACCGGGGCTTCAATTCAGATCTTCGCCGAAGCTAAACCCTCCTCTTAACCTTCCGGCACCGGGCAGGTGTCAGGCCCTATACATCATCTTTCGATTTAGCAGAGCCCTGTGTTTTTGATAAACAGTCGCTTGGATCTTTTCACTGCGCCCCACATTGCTGCAGGGGACCTTTCTCCCGAAGTTACAGGTCAATTTTGCCTAGTTCCTTAGCCATGAATCTCTCGAGCACCTTAGAATTCTCATCCCAACCACCTGTGTCGGTTTGCGGTACGGGCTGCTTCACTTGCTTTTCTTGGAAGTTGCTCCTCTGGATTATCCATGCAGCCGTAGCTTTATGGTACTATCCTAACCTTAAAAGTTAGTTCAACGTACTATTCCGTCAGTACGCACCAGATTTACACCTCCGTCACTTTTTGCGTGAGCAGGTACAGGAATATTAACCTGTTGTCCATCCACTTCCCCCTTCGGGTACGCGTTAGGACCCGACTAACCCTCAGCTGATTAGCATAGCTGAGGAAACCTTGGTCTTTCGGTGAGGGAGTTTCTCGCTCCCTTTATCGTTACTTATGCCTACATTTTCGTTTCTATACGCTCCAGAAAACTTCACAATTCTCCTTCAACGCCCATAGAATGCTCCCCTACCACTCCGTAGAGTCCATAGCTTCGGTAATATGTTTATGCCCGATTATTATCCATGCCGTACCGCTCGACTAGTGAGCTGTTACGCACTCTTTAAATGAATGGCTGCTTCCAAGCCAACATCCTAGCTGTCAATGCAGTACAACCTCGTTTATTCAACTTAACATATATTTGGGGACCTTAGCTGATGGTCCGGGTTCTTTCCCTTTCGGACATGGACCTTAGCACCCATGCCCTCACTGCTGATCATCATTTTATAGCATTCGGAGTTTGTCAGGAATTGGTAGGCGGTGAAGCCCCCGCATCCAATCAGTAGCTCTACCTCTATAAAACTAAATCAACGCTGCACCTAAATGCATTTCGGGGAGTACGAGCTATTTCCGAGTTTGATTGGCCTTTCACCCCTACCCACAGGTCATCCGAAGACTTTTCAACGTCAACCGGTTCGGGCCTCCACTGTGTGTTACCACAGCTTCACCCTGCCCATGGGTAGATCACACGGTTTCGCGTCTACCACTGCTAACTATACGCCCTATTCAGACTCGCTTTCGCTACGGCTACGTACCTGAAGTACTTAACCTTGCTAACAACGGTAACTCGTAGGCTCATTATGCAAAAGGCACGCCGTCACCCCAAAGGGCTCCGACCGCTTGTAAGCGTATGGTTTCAGGATCTATTTCACTCCCTTATTCAGGGTTCTTTTCACCTTTCCCTCACGGTACTGGTTCACTATCGGTCTCTCAGGAGTATTTAGCCTTAGCGGATGGTCCCGCTTGATTCATACAGGGT from Nonlabens arenilitoris harbors:
- the bshC gene encoding bacillithiol biosynthesis cysteine-adding enzyme BshC yields the protein MILNKLTYPDAKYFSSLMEDYLVEKDVLRNLYHRFPRLESFQDQIKEKQVEFNLKPKARHILVQSLLNQYSELNSAQDSLNNINLLKDEKTFTITTGHQLNLFTGPLYFIYKIISVINLCKQLKVAYPSYNFVPVYWMATEDHDFEEIQYFKFHGKKVLWNKEAKGGVGRLNTNGLKDVLKIFKSQLGSSINAQEIVELFQTAYIEHDNLANATRFLAHQLFGSDGLVIIDGDDRELKRLMLPHFKDELLHQTSYHHVSNSIQQWPVDYKVQVSPREINLFYLKDDLRERIVFENNQFKVLETEISFSEKEVLTELEKFPERFSPNVIMRPLYQETILPNLCYIGGGGEMAYWLELKQYFNSQDITFPILLMRNSALIMSNKEYDKIQKLDLEIKDLFLKDYQLEEKLTRQLSEIEIDFSTQKEHLKNQFKELYIIAQQTDHSFFGAVAAQERKQIKGLEHLEKRLLKAQKRKLKDYLERASTVQQHLFPNSSLQERQENFSSLYVEYGANLIKILRDNLDPLDFRFSVIILDS
- the fahA gene encoding fumarylacetoacetase, with translation MPLQTNDPNRKSWIGYSSDSHFPIQNIPFGVFLTRDNVITIGTRIGDWAIDLGALQEMGYFDGVPLTDDMFMQDTLNDFISDGKKTWRLVRNRIGDIFDSENPILRDNKEHRNRIIFNMDEVEMQLPVLIGDYTDFYSSKEHATNVGTMFRDPDNALLPNWLHMPVAYHGRSSTIIPSGIPIHRPQGQTIPAGSDLPVFGPSKLVDFELEMAFITTDANNMGQPISVEEAEDYIFGMVVFNDWSARDIQKWEYVPLGPFLAKNFASSISPWIVTLDALEPFRTSGPAMEKPVLDYLKSDNNKTYDIHLEVDITPQQGKPTTICKSNFKHLYWNMSQQLAHHTINGCRVNSGDMMGSGTISGPKPDSYGSMLELSWRGERPVKLNDGTERKFINDFDTVTMRGYCKNGPVRIGFGEVSNQLLPVYEPKSKH
- the glyA gene encoding serine hydroxymethyltransferase, producing the protein MSNNDNEIFDLIQEEQERQITGLELIASENYVSNDVLAAAGSILTNKYAEGYPGKRYYGGCEIVDEIETIAIERAKELFNAEYVNVQPHSGSQANTAVFHACLKPGEKILGFDLSHGGHLTHGSPVNFSGKLYKTSFYGVEKETGLLNYDEIQKIAEKERPKLIIAGASAYSREIDYKRFREIADSIGAILLADIAHPAGLIAKGILQDAVAHAHICTSTTHKTLRGPRGGIIIMGKDFENPFGEKLKNGNLKKMSSLLNSGVFPGNQGGPLEHIIAAKAVAFKEALSDDFLHYMVQVKKNAKAMAEEFVKRDYDIISGGTDNHMMLIDLRNKNITGKQAEEALGKAHITVNKNMVPFDNQSPFITSGIRIGTAAITTRGLKEKDMAEIVRLIDVVLTNSNDISSISNCKQQVSSFITEYPLFNG